Proteins encoded within one genomic window of Nitrospira sp. SG-bin1:
- a CDS encoding cupin produces MSIHPFVLSPDQHEPVLNVVGTQVTVLASNAATQSYGITLQQGEEGTGPPPHRHDWDEAFYVLRGEIHFLCDGKAYACTVGTLVHVPGGTVHGFRYGAGGGQMLEITGAGARAAQMFAAIDKEIPPGPPDVPKLLDVLKRNGVTVAG; encoded by the coding sequence ATGAGCATTCACCCATTTGTCCTGAGCCCCGATCAACATGAGCCCGTATTGAATGTTGTTGGAACGCAGGTGACGGTGTTGGCGTCGAACGCGGCGACGCAAAGTTACGGGATCACCTTGCAGCAGGGCGAAGAAGGAACAGGTCCTCCGCCGCATCGCCACGATTGGGACGAAGCGTTCTACGTCCTGAGAGGCGAGATTCACTTTCTCTGCGACGGGAAAGCCTACGCCTGCACCGTGGGGACTCTCGTGCACGTTCCCGGAGGAACCGTGCACGGCTTTCGTTATGGAGCCGGTGGTGGTCAGATGCTCGAGATTACAGGAGCCGGCGCGCGAGCGGCTCAGATGTTTGCGGCCATCGACAAGGAGATTCCCCCCGGCCCACCGGATGTTCCCAAGCTGCTTGATGTGCTGAAGCGTAACGGGGTCACTGTTGCGGGGTGA
- a CDS encoding transcriptional regulator, translating into MAMHNPPHPGEFIIQVYLEPNNLSGRDLAGKLGVAASTLNRILTGTSRISPEMALRLSKALGRSPESWLAMQYNHDLWHAKQHVKLGKVGKVRLTAA; encoded by the coding sequence ATGGCTATGCACAATCCTCCCCATCCCGGCGAGTTCATTATCCAGGTTTATCTGGAGCCGAACAATCTGAGCGGCCGCGATCTGGCCGGGAAGCTCGGTGTAGCTGCCTCAACGCTGAATCGCATTCTGACAGGTACGAGCCGTATCAGCCCTGAAATGGCGCTGCGCCTGTCCAAGGCGCTTGGCCGTTCTCCGGAGAGTTGGCTGGCCATGCAGTACAACCACGATCTCTGGCACGCCAAGCAGCATGTGAAACTCGGCAAGGTCGGGAAAGTCCGGCTCACAGCGGCCTAA
- a CDS encoding aminotransferase yields MRTVSRRMADLAQSEIRAMTQACASMKGLNMAQGVCDTPVPPIVLEGAEKAIRDGQNVYTRYDGLPELRQAIADKLVHYNGIRVDPETDVTVSSGATGAFHCACAALLNPGDEVILFEPYYQYHISALVAVEAVPVVVRMQPPAWTYSMARLEEVVTSNTKAIIVNSPGNPSGKIFDRGELEALAEFACRHDLFVMTDEIYEYFLYDGRRHVSMASLPDMAERTVTIGGYSKTFSVTGWRIGYSTATPAWSRAIGAMNDLLYVCAPAPLQMGVARGIRELGDDFYRGLARDYQQKRDMFCRALAKAGLTPTIPHGAYYVLADVSGLPGDSGKARAMHVLETTGVAGVPGEAFFSASAGGNFIRFSYAKTDSDLEEACRRLTQARW; encoded by the coding sequence ATGCGAACGGTCAGTCGGCGGATGGCGGATCTTGCCCAATCGGAAATTCGGGCGATGACGCAGGCCTGCGCGAGTATGAAGGGTCTCAATATGGCACAGGGTGTCTGTGACACGCCCGTGCCGCCGATCGTGCTCGAAGGGGCGGAGAAAGCGATCAGAGATGGGCAGAACGTCTATACCCGCTACGATGGCTTGCCGGAATTGCGGCAGGCGATCGCCGACAAACTCGTCCACTATAACGGGATTCGGGTCGATCCGGAAACGGACGTAACGGTCAGTTCCGGGGCGACCGGGGCCTTTCACTGTGCCTGCGCCGCACTCCTCAATCCCGGTGACGAAGTCATCCTCTTTGAACCGTATTATCAATACCATATCAGTGCGCTCGTGGCCGTCGAGGCTGTTCCGGTCGTGGTCCGGATGCAGCCGCCGGCATGGACCTACTCGATGGCTCGACTGGAGGAGGTGGTCACGTCGAACACGAAGGCCATCATCGTCAATTCACCCGGCAATCCATCGGGCAAGATATTCGATCGTGGAGAACTGGAGGCCCTGGCAGAGTTTGCGTGCCGGCACGATCTGTTCGTCATGACGGATGAAATCTACGAATACTTTCTCTATGACGGGCGGCGGCACGTGAGCATGGCTTCCTTGCCGGACATGGCTGAACGGACGGTCACCATCGGAGGCTACTCGAAAACGTTCAGCGTGACGGGATGGCGGATCGGGTACAGTACGGCTACACCGGCGTGGTCCAGGGCCATCGGCGCGATGAACGATCTGCTCTACGTCTGTGCACCGGCGCCGCTTCAAATGGGCGTCGCTCGCGGGATCAGAGAACTCGGCGACGATTTTTATCGAGGTTTGGCGCGAGACTATCAGCAGAAGCGCGACATGTTTTGCCGTGCCTTGGCTAAGGCGGGACTCACTCCTACGATCCCCCATGGAGCCTATTATGTCTTGGCGGATGTGTCCGGGCTTCCAGGGGATAGCGGGAAAGCGCGTGCCATGCATGTGTTGGAAACAACCGGCGTGGCCGGAGTGCCGGGAGAGGCCTTTTTCTCCGCTTCAGCGGGGGGCAACTTTATCCGGTTCAGCTATGCCAAGACCGACTCCGATCTGGAGGAAGCCTGTCGGCGACTGACGCAAGCCCGCTGGTAG
- a CDS encoding peptide-methionine (S)-S-oxide reductase gives MTTLQRVRIMAVGLAVCSALADWPSSGVQGAPATAKAYFAGGCFWCMEEAFEKVDGVVAVVSGYMGGTVANPTYEEVSAGRTGHAESVEVTYNPSKVTYQKLLEAFWRNVDPVTPNAQFCDHGTQYRAAIFYSTDEEKRLAEDSKRAIETSKRFSQPIVTQLVPASTFYPAEESHQDYYKKNPLRYKYYKYGCGRAQRLESLWGKS, from the coding sequence ATGACGACGCTCCAACGTGTGAGAATCATGGCAGTCGGGCTTGCGGTCTGTTCGGCTCTCGCGGACTGGCCGTCAAGCGGAGTTCAAGGCGCGCCCGCCACCGCGAAAGCGTACTTTGCGGGTGGTTGCTTCTGGTGCATGGAAGAGGCGTTCGAGAAGGTGGACGGAGTCGTCGCCGTGGTGTCCGGCTACATGGGCGGCACTGTCGCCAATCCGACCTACGAGGAGGTGTCGGCCGGCCGGACGGGTCACGCCGAGTCGGTCGAAGTCACCTACAATCCATCGAAAGTCACGTACCAGAAATTATTGGAGGCCTTTTGGCGCAACGTGGACCCCGTCACGCCGAACGCGCAATTCTGCGATCATGGGACTCAGTACCGCGCGGCGATCTTTTATTCAACCGATGAAGAAAAACGGCTCGCGGAAGATTCGAAGCGGGCGATCGAAACATCCAAGCGCTTTTCCCAGCCCATCGTGACCCAGCTGGTCCCAGCATCGACCTTCTATCCGGCTGAAGAGTCCCATCAGGACTACTATAAGAAAAACCCGCTCCGCTATAAGTATTACAAGTACGGCTGCGGCCGAGCCCAACGGTTGGAAAGCTTGTGGGGGAAGTCGTAG
- a CDS encoding nucleotidyltransferase gives MSATPLTRDEAIRRLHTVESEIRSLGVRRLALFGSVLRNEARPDSDVDVLVEFTPTEKTFDRFMALADLLEDTLQHRVEVITTESLSPFIGPHILAEATDVLRAA, from the coding sequence ATGAGCGCAACTCCCCTTACCCGTGACGAGGCGATTAGGCGGCTTCACACTGTTGAGTCCGAGATTCGGAGCCTGGGTGTTCGTCGGCTGGCGCTCTTCGGGTCCGTGCTTCGTAACGAGGCTCGCCCCGATAGTGATGTGGATGTGCTTGTCGAGTTTACCCCGACCGAGAAGACATTCGATCGCTTCATGGCGCTGGCGGATCTGCTCGAAGACACGTTGCAACACCGGGTTGAAGTGATCACCACGGAGTCCCTCTCACCGTTTATCGGGCCACACATCTTGGCCGAGGCAACGGATGTCCTTCGAGCCGCGTGA